AATGTATGTGTCGACTGTTATTGCTGTGCTATCTAAACCATATGAAAAGCAAAGGTACTATCTTTGACTCGCGGTACCATTCTCCAAGTTGTTCTCATACCGAAACGTGATATCCGTCTTCACTCCAATCCTCCCATTTGGCATAACCAATACCTCCTCACTACTATTATCATCCAACCCATTCTTAATATTCGTCTCAAACGTACTCTTCGGTACGCTAGTACCAGGGTTGCTACCaccatgaagctcaagaggcATCTGTTTGAAGCCTGAGAGCTTGCGACTGCTGGACATGCCGGAGCTGCCGAGGAGACGGGGCGCGTATttcttggcgatggcttTGTAGGAGGGTATCGATGCGGCGAGGATACCGATGTTGGTCTCGATTACGGACCAGTACATCGCGTCGGAGATGACCCAGGTTGAATCAGAGGAGCTGAGCATTTTGGGGATGTAGGTTATTCGGATGATGGACGAGACGCAGGCGCTATTAATGTTAGCGACGTGACAGCAACCAAGCTGTGATAGAGACTTACAAGAGTCCGAGACCCAGGATGATGGCCAGGCTGATCTTCTGTCGTCGGGGAACACGAAGCCTCGCCACCAATGGAATCGGCAACGTATACGTCAAGATATCCGTGAAGATGTTGACAGCGGCGTTGGCCAAGTAGAAAGCATTGATGTCAACGCACTTCTTATCCTCTGGCAAGATCATGATATCGTACGCGGCGGGGACCGGACTGCACTGGAAGATGCAAGCAAGGACATTCGCACCAGCTTGGCATCCAACAACGCCC
This DNA window, taken from Fusarium fujikuroi IMI 58289 draft genome, chromosome FFUJ_chr11, encodes the following:
- a CDS encoding related to integral membrane protein, with product MTESQGSTVNSVAICFAVISFCAVVLRLWARTFIVRSLGADDYLICVGAILSWCFIGCTLASVQHGLGSHYEDVIKRGTDNFIAYLQIVWLSSIFYNACLGFIKISVLALYTRLGDKMLRKTAFVMMGVVGCQAGANVLACIFQCSPVPAAYDIMILPEDKKCVDINAFYLANAAVNIFTDILTYTLPIPLVARLRVPRRQKISLAIILGLGLFACVSSIIRITYIPKMLSSSDSTWVISDAMYWSVIETNIGILAASIPSYKAIAKKYAPRLLGSSGMSSSRKLSGFKQMPLELHGGSNPGTSVPKSTFETNIKNGLDDNSSEEVLVMPNGRIGVKTDITFRYENNLENGTASQR